The Phaseolus vulgaris cultivar G19833 chromosome 10, P. vulgaris v2.0, whole genome shotgun sequence DNA window agttgacgcagggtTTCACTGAGGGAATGTCGCCGACTGATCCTCACaaggggggaggcatgccttacTATATGGGGGCATTCCTGGAGGTGGCACTCAAGTAGCGCACCCAGGCTCGAAGCGCCATTAAGGGGAGGGAGGCTCTCCGCAAACTGAGACAAGAAGTGGGagcgttgaaggaggagaaacaaaactgggtgctcaaggaggaagcttcccaatccTTGCTAAAATTGGCCCATGAGGGCAGGGAGGGGGCCGAGGCATATGCGCGCGAACTTGAACAGGCGCATGCCGATCAGCTGGCCCAGCTCACTACCTACCAAATCCAAAGCCTTGGCCTGCAAGAGGCGGCTCTTGCCTCCGAAGCACAGCGGAAAAATTTTGAAGAACTGGACgctgcttggaggcagaagTTAAGCGAGAGAGAGAACGCCTTGGCTGCGAAGGTCgaagctttgagccttctccaagccgaggctaacaagctccgcgtggagaaggaattcCTGGACAAACAGTTGACATCCAAGGACGCTAGGGTTGCGGAACTAGAAGGGGAGGTCCAAGGACTGATTGGGGAGATGGCGGGCGCGTTTGAagagggcttccaagaggctctggctcaggcgtcctgcgagaaccctggcatcaatatttcaaactgcgaccccacacaccatgtcgtcaacgggaaggtcgtgcccttcGACTTGGATGACTGAGCCGCCGTCTCCCACCCGCCACCTTTACCTTTCGAGCTTTATAGTTATTTTTGCCACTCTATGATAAACTTGTAACTCCTTTGCACTTTGTCGGAACTTTGGATTTTGCATGATTGATTCGTGCCGTTGCGTTATCAAATTCTGTTTGTATGATTTTACCTTCCTTTCTCATTTCCATGTGCTCCGATTGCTTTGCCCCCCATCGCGTTCCTTCGTGGCTTGTTCCGCCTTCGTATCTATGAGGCCTCTGCTTCGTGAAGGCGTCAGTGGCTTTGCCGTTATTGTAACGCAAGAGTTGAGGCATACTCCAGGCCCCAAACGTTCGGGATAAGGCCACACACCAATGCCCACGCCCAcggagaggcttgcctaacgACGCCGTATCGTCCGTGGGGTGTCTCCAACTCCTAAGCGGCCTGTCCCCTGATTCTCGGTGCCTggcgcccacgcctgaggagaggcctgctaccgtagcgccgtatcgtcctcagggtgccTAAAAACGCCAGTCGCTAGGAAAGCTCAAAGCCCTCaaggggtcgttccctccacggtctttcctccccatgggtatcggggaacgacCCTGCCAGCAATTCACTCAGCCTTTGGCGATCTCGCCTCCCTCCGCAGTCTTTCCTTCCtgcgggtatcggggaggcgacgccgctagtGATTAGCTTTGACTCgttcgatttcgtctccctccacagtctttcctacctgtgggtatcggggaggtgaagCTGTTGATACTTGTATTGACGACGCCTTAAAACGTTTCACAATGGTAATACCTTCTACTTTGGCTACGCTTTCTCTTGATAACGCCCTCTCTCTTGGCGGCGACGCCCTCTTGTATGGGCGACGCCCTCGATGTCTCATGGTGGCACCGCCATCTGCACCTTCCACTGGCGACGTTCGGGGCAGCTAAACCGTTGACTTTACTTCGACGTCGATTCTGACGTCGGCTCAGGTCGACGCCCGGGGTGGCGAGGGACCCTAGGTCTCGCCCGTGCCGTCCATGTGGCGCTTttcgtatggctgatgggacgttcccccACTTGATGAGGTTCTGACACCTCCTGAGTCTCTGATCCATTCTCGACGGCGTGTCGTACCCCTgagcattctgtcgatacgacgttttctgagtgttaaccagtggtgccaggacCATCCTCTCATTTTCTGCCACGTGGCTTAGTTGCATGGTTTacccattcgcgtcgtttggcgctctaaccgtaatatttaattcttcaaaatcttgaaaCTGCCTTTATCATCTCTGTGCCTTCGCGACATTCTTACGCCATCTTCCTCCTCTCAAAGAGCCACTCTGGTGCCCTTTCTAACCAACGTATTACCCCGcctttccagcgaaccatcttCTTTCGACCCTCCAACTCTCTTTCCGACACTGTTCCGTCATGTCTTCTCACATTCCTTCCCCCAGGGTTAACCATAAAGATCTGTATCCCTGGGCTTCAAGCGAGCTTCTGGATGAGTGCTCGTGCCTTCTTTCCACCCTGGCCATCAGGAGACACAAAGGAGAGTCGTGCTCTtataatcaccgtgccttcgcgaggaggcatgacgatgacatcaccgtgctcccttgcacccTGGGGGAGCCGGTGTGTGGGGACGAACGCGCCAACGACGGGATtcctttcttttacttctatcaggtggtgtTCCAGATCGTTGGCGTACgtctgcccttctccaggttcgagagggaacttctgacggagatcaacgctgcaccagcccaactgtaccccaacagttgggcttttgTTAAGGCCTTTGACGTACTGTTCGGGTTCCTGGGGTGTGCgccctcggttgatatctttcttcactttttcgaggtgaaacgtcaaaggaacaacctctgggtgaccctcagcaacgttcctggtagggttctcctgactcccttccaaagctccttcacggggtggaagggtaggtttTTCAAGATCTGCTGTTCTGATATCGTGCCTTCCGCCCTGGATGGGTtcccgctgtactgggtgagggaggcACGAGCTCTcaagtccaaacccttcaagaaactaagCCCGAACGACCAGATTGCGTGTCGGATTCTGGCTGAGGCGgggggttttgactccgccaccttgatcagtttggagttcaacgccggaaccctagagaagtacatatgtacgAATGGCTATCTCAGAAACTTCTGCTTTTTACCTTCATTAGATCTCTACATGGTCTAACTCATGGTTTCCTCCCTGctcttgtttcccttggtgcaggttcaaagATAAACCCCCAGCGGAGGTCACAGCTCACCCAGGCGTTGAGGGCTGAGACTGAAGCGTCGTCCTCCTCCCTGCCAAGGTCTGAAGGCCACTGAAGGcgtttgtattttttctttttctgtatgAGCACTGGGCCTGTAATGTCTGCCCTATTCACCTTGCTCCCGTTCCTTTCGATCATACATGTAAATTTGACTCCACTGTGCCATGCTTGATTTCTTTAACGCTGTTTTACATTTGCACACGCTTCATACACTGCGCGTTTTTCCTCTGCCACCTTTCTTGGGGCGCTCTGCGCTTCTTGGTGACGCTTTCTCTTGgcggcgccttctttcttggcgacgccctctttctcggcgacgccttctttctgggcgacgccctctttcttggcgacgcgtaTGCTTGGCGATGCCTTTCGTTACTTCGAaaaggaaaaagataaagactgaaaCCAAGACAAAGGTTTTTCCTCGAActtctttccttttttatttgggtgacctcgttaaaaaacccccgaaagggaaaaagagtgtccccttcaactaaattgttacatggctgcttacataagtcaactaaaataaaattttaagttggccgcattccaactgcgtgggatgggaccccctccaatgtctctaggttgtacgaaccatttCCCTTAGCTTCGGTAattctgaagggcccggtccacttgggagacagcttattctccagctcgtatggatgagccttcctcaaaactaggtcgccaatctgaaactgtcgtggctttaccttagagctatattgtcgctctacccTTCTCTTTATGgcttcggcctttattctggcctcctccctggcttcgtccagtaggtccaggttcaccctcctttcttcgttggattcttccgccacgaaattttggaaacgtggtgagctttcgtgaatctcaactgggatcatcgcgtccgacccatacactaagctgaaaggcgtctccatggtggaagattggggcgtggtgtggtatgcccacacgatccttggcacttcctccgcccacgctcctttggccttttctagccttctctttagccccctcagcaaaactctgtttgctgactctacctgcccattagtctgggggtgttcaactgatgcgaacacctgcttgatgcctacctcagcacacaggtttctcaactgttgactggcgaactgggttccgttatcggatatcagccgcctaggtacgccgaaacggcacacaatattcttccacacaaagtgttggactttgtgcgcagtgatctgggccacgggctccgcctctatccacttggtgaagtactcgatggcgacgatcaagtacttcatctgccttatcgccagtggaaacggacctaggatgtcgatcccccaggtatggaaaggccatgggctgtatatggaccgcagctcctctggcggcgccttgtgccagtctgcgtgtttttggcattgcttacaacgctgggcgtgtcgcacgcaaccttcctttactgttggccaataaAAACCCGCGCGCACTACCTTAGAAGCTAAGGACCTTCCGCCTACatggctcccacaaatgccttcgtggagctccgtcattattctggtacattcgtcgccgcttacgcatgttaagatagggtgagtgaattCGTGCCTGAATAACACTCCGTCTACCAGGGTGTACCTTGCAGCATTTCTCTTAACTTTCTTaccttcttcaggctccactgggagaacCCCATCCGCTAGGTACCgcctgtatggcgtcatccaggtgtctccttcggccAAAACATGTATCTGCGCTCGCCTCCCTCCTTCGAGCGTGTCCGTGTATACGCTAATGCGAGGCGCCTTCAACGTATCTTGAGTCaaggaacgatgactccttggccttcctCTCGTGGTGCTTatatggaggacatccaccctgttatcctcTATGAATTTCCTCGGAGCCTtaagcgtctcttggattacagtcatctgcctgccccccttgcctgagctggccagcttggcgagcaggtcagctctggcattctgctcccttgggacatgcaccagctcaagaGCACTAAAGGCTCCCTTTAGCGATTCGACGTACATTAAATAtgccgccatctgcgggtctttcgcctggaactcacccaaCACTTGCCCCGTAACCAGTTGGGAGTCACTCTTCACTAATAGGTTCCGCGCGCCCATTTCTTTGGCTAaaagcattcctgcaatcagggcttcatactcagcctgattattactggctttgaaagcgaagcgcagggcctgctcgatcagtacatcgtctggtccttccaagactattcccgcaccacttccttgttggttggaagagccatccacTGAGAGCGACCACTATGAGCCTGCCTCCACCTCCTGTTcgcctccgggcgagagttctgccacgaaatctgcgtatacctgccctttgatggaccctctgggctcatactggatgtcgaattctgaaagctccactgcccagcgcaccatccttcccgccacgtcaggcttctgcagcaccttctgtatagggaggttggtcatcactaccaccgtaaagctgtggaagtaatgacggagcctcctggctgagaacaccactgctaacgctgccttctccaacgcCTGATATCTTGTCTCAGCGCCTTGTAacgccttgctcacgaaatagatgggcttttgactctggtcctgctcctggattaacacagagctgatagctcgCTCCGTTACCGTGAAatatagccggaggggcacacctgttactggtttgcagaggaccggtggcatcgccaggtactcttttaacttaatgaaagccgcttcgcattcgtcagtccatgcaaagcgactatttctcttgaggcactggaaatacgggtgccccttctctcccccggcggaaacaaaccttgagagtgccgccatccgccctgtcagctgctgcacttcctttaccggcgttgggcttcgcatggcgataatcgctgcgcatttgtcggggttcgcttctatccccctctctgtgagcataaaacccaagaacttaccggcctctaccccgaagacacacttttCAGGGTTTAGCTTGatgcggtacttggatattgtgacgaacaactcctccaggtctgccatgtgctgtgccttatcctgcgacgccaccaccatgtcatccacgtaggcgtacacattcctccctagcatgggcgccaggaccttgtccattagcctttggtatgtggcgcccgcattcttcaagccgaaaggcatcaccttgtaacagtaactgctggtttccgtcatgaatgcggttttgctttcatctctcgggtgcattttaatctggttgtaccccgagaacgcATCCAGAAAACTTAGCACCTTGCAGCCGGAGGCGCTATCTACCAACGCGTCAATGCTAggcagcgggtacgagtccttcgggcacgccttgtttaggtcagtgaagtccacgcacatcctccacttcccattcgccttctttaccaggacgacgttggctagccactcggggtattggatttccctgatgtggccagccctcagcagcttctgcgtttcttcgcgtaccaccagctgcctctcttcattgaattttctcctcctttggcgcacggggcgaaccgtggcgtccatgctgaggtgatgacataagaaatcagggtcgatgccgagcatgtccgaggcagaccacgcgAAGGCGTCCAAATGGCGTGAGATCACCTCTGCCACTGCCTCCTGCTCTTCTTGGCTCAGCAGACGCCCTAGTTTAAACGTCTTGCCGCCAATGTTCCTATCCACCACGTTAGTCGCTTGTTGGTCCCTGCTGTTATCCTAAATGGGCGTTGCCTCTTCCGCTAGCGCTGCGTGGTCGGGACCCTCCCCCATGAGTGTAtctgcttcgggcgtcgcctCCGCGGGCGTGGCCTCAACAGGCGTTGACCCGGAGGGCGTCGCCTCTATCATTGTCACGTCGACACTTGGCGGGCGCTCAAACACCATAAACACGCTTTTCCTCGTTTTTAGGCTGTTTTTATAACACTTCCGCGCTTCCTCCTGATCCGATTTGATAACTATTACCGTGCCGCCGaggtctggcagcttcatcttcatatgccgCGTGGAGGATACCGCGTTGAGCCTATTCAGCGCCGGTctccccaacaggatgttgtaggcGGAAATGGCGTTTACGACCAAGTATCGTATGCTTTCGGtgcgcgaggcctctccatctgtGAATGTCGTCCTTAGCTGcaagtagcctcggacttccacttgGTTGTctgcgaacccatacaagcagcctgtgtagggcctcagaaGGTCAGGGGACAAACGCAGCTTGTTGAACATCGACAAAATCATGACGTCTGCAGAGCTCCCTTAGTCGACAAGGACCCTGTGTACCTTACGACccgctgtgacgactgagatgactacggggtcgttgtcatggggtacaacgtctcggagatcccctctcgtgaacacgagctccgactcccatggctcacTCGAGATTCTCTCTTCAattgagttgacccccctcgcgtactTCTTCTGCTAGGAGGCGGTGGGTCCGCCACCAGAAAAACCTCCGGCGATGGTATGGACTTCGCCGAGCACGGGTATCTCGTGCGCCTGTTCTTCTGTGGGCGCCGGCAGGGTGGGCGTCTCGGTGGGTTCTGCAacataatccttcaggaaaccgcTTCTCACAAGTTCTTCTAGCTGATaccccaacgacaggcagttgtcGATGTGATGACCAAAagcttcgtggaactcacaccaagaatCTTTTCGTGGCCCCAAtaccttgtcagtcttcgccggtcgcctcaacctctcggctatattaggcacggctatcaggtccttcaactccaccgcgaagttgtacctcgccggtctggCCCTCTCCCTGACAGGACGATCGCCCcctgctgggccccggggcCGGGGTTGGGGGTTTTTGgtctcgtaggggcgtctcccctctggttTTTTTCTTCCCGTCctggtctcgttgaccctgacgggctgACTCCGCGTCTGTACCcttgggcgtgagggcacgacgctggtgcgtttttcacacacctctccctcgGAAGCGATATGCTCCACCGCGCGACGCCGTATTTCGGCGAAAGTCCTTGGGCGATTGCGTATAATAGACTCGCAAAAGGGGCCGGGACTCACTCCCTTTTTGAAGgcatacacaatcatgggctcTTCCGAGGTACCGGTTTTCACCACttgggccccgaagcggttgatgtattcTTTCAAACTCtccccttggtattgcttcacatcaaaTATGTCATAGGAAACTGGCGGCGGGGCCCGGTTCGCCAGGTATTGCTCTCTGAACAGCTGTGCCAACTGCtggaaggaggtgatatggctgTTAGGAAGGCTAATAAACCAATCCATCGCCATCCCAGttaaagtgctcatgaagagcttgcatcttgcAGCGTCTGAACCTCCTACTaacaccatctgcgtgtggaacgcagtgaggtgcgcctcaggatcctccattccGGTGAAAATCACCTtaggccccgcgaacgtgttggggatcgctgcgtctaagatttcctgcgagaagggagtggtgAACTCCCTCGGCGGGGTGGGACGTTCCATCTCATCTGGTTCACGTTGCCCCGGGATGTTCCTTAAGCCCTGGCGCAGCTCTTCATTCACCCgacggagctcttcgttcctcgcatgcgaggcttcgaggtccgcctgcatgcgctcctgttCCAACTTTGATTTTGCCATATCGTCTTGCAGCCctcgcattatctccaggactcGCTGCATGGACATCTCCTCACCCGTAGCGCGTGCATTACCTCGTCTCGTGGTGGCCATCCTTCTCTGTTTTCTCAAACCTCTTCTAACGTTACTGTAACTCGAAAAATCTCctcaaacttgtgatgggactgatgttttatatcggccccacggtgggcgccaaatgttccgtgcgcgacctcaaccgtcagctagggactccttcccactggttacctgtggattcctgcaaagaaggacaaaagggcgccctagcggccgtttgcactccgacgctcaagtcagccagcaagaaacaccaaaaactgtgcacctccgtatcggagcaccgcgtatggcactctcaaggtggtaaaaaggaactgtgtctagtgtatatttctccttctagcaaaaatctttccctagtcccttgtgcgtcacctcaaggctcgagcaagcaactagagagtttctgggaaatttgccaaaagttccaaccctgcttccaacattcccagcgctatttaaactgcccaagcatttaaagcgtcttaaagcgcttttaatcacaaaacgtaacgcacttaattaacgcgtctaattagaaaacgtagcgcatttaagacgttgaaacgcttgggagcctttatagtacctgaaacgctcgaaacagaaactgtattgaaagactttaattacctggtacctgactgaagggtgtttctattctgacctggctgtcgtacacgtggagggcctcacaacgccatgaccccatctggggacgtttctgcccatcGGGGAatgtttctacgtgtgagtcctcctgcttgggagtgctactgcgcaaggggtgactttttgggtgccaactcatgccccaatcatctagtcactcactttgagagcgtatctgccttcctctcgtaccctgcacctggctaccttgggcgtgaccctccccctgagtcgtatctgtcccaaaggcgtctctggggcggcaggggtacttcacgagtcgggttgccctacactggcgctgtcactatggccttgaagccaccttttccttctctttatctttATTCCCTAGTTATCAGGggtctgaggccttcccacggcgtcgccccctccatggtctttcctacccatgggtgtcggggagtggcgctgtggtcaccttgcttttgcgtcattccaccttggcgacaccctgctacgcgacgccttatcttggcgacgccctactaggcgacgccttatcttggcgatgcttcctcttggcgacgcttcctcttggcgacgccggCGCTTGGCATCAccccacctgggcgacgccttacgtggactttgacctcgacgctgactttgaccttgacttcgtcaacgcccgggtacgggacggtacaatttttttaatatactgaCAATTCTTATAGCGTTAAGCATATTTCGAAATACCAACACATTATTAATATGTCAgataagaaatgaaaaattaaaagcagTATGCATACATGTTGAAAATATTGGAACcctaaataataaatacaaagaaATAAAATGAGCTAAATACATAAAggtttacaaattttatttataatttaacgaatataattaatagttaattattaacaaattaataattaaaattagtaaaaactaattaatataataatataataagtaaTAAGTATTAAGAAATATgtaatatgtaattaaaaataaattcaggCAAGTACAAACACTACCTCTGTTGGACTTTGATAACATGTTTGTTacatttttcacaaaaaaacattttggaaTCAGGGTAAACAGCTTTACCGCATAAGCAAGTTGTGTACCACCAATCGTCATCAGCTACAATATGTTTTATTGTAGCTAAGATAACAAAAGTGCTTTtctgtaaaaagaaaaaaaaatgatcttaaaatattaataatccaTTTCAATAAACTGTTAAAAAACATTAGTAATACCTCTTTGCAATCTTTCAGGCCTTGAATAGTATTTCTATGAATGAAGCTGATGAATTCATCCTCAACATTTTGTTTTCCAGAATCACACAATTGACTGAGTCCCTGTGTAGGAGAATCTGTACTTTCAATCATCCTACACATGTAAAAGTTGTGGTTAGAAAGGTTCATACATTTTAATTAtcgaaaaataatatatttaactaaCATTTTCTTGAGTTCGGTTGAATCTTTGGACttatcattatatattattttcgtGCAGTCCAAGCAATTTTGTAGAAAAACCTTGTctacattaaaatataatgcattgttttataacaaatataatgtaaataaaataatcaaataaaaaaatttaaataaattagaaattcaTCACTTCACATACCCTGGAAAATTTCTACTTTAGCAAAGTGCACACTGATGACA harbors:
- the LOC137817475 gene encoding uncharacterized protein, with the protein product MATTRRGNARATGEEMSMQRVLEIMRGLQDDMAKSKLEQERMQADLEASHARNEELRRVNEELRQGLRNIPGQREPDEMERPTPPREFTTPFSQEILDAAIPNTFAGPKVIFTGMEDPEAHLTAFHTQMVLVGGSDAARCKLFMSTLTGMAMDWFISLPNSHITSFQQLAQLFREQYLANRAPPPVSYDIFDVKQYQGESLKEYINRFGAQVVKTGTSEEPMIVYAFKKGVSPGPFCESIIRNRPRTFAEIRRRAVEHIASEGEVCEKRTSVVPSRPRVQTRSQPVRVNETRTGRKKPEGRRPYETKNPQPRPRGPAGGDRPVRERARPARYNFAVELKDLIAVPNIAERLRRPAKTDKVLGPRKDSWCEFHEAFGHHIDNCLSLGYQLEELVRSGFLKDYVAEPTETPTLPAPTEEQAHEIPVLGEVHTIAGGFSGGGPTAS